The following proteins are encoded in a genomic region of Spirosoma sp. SC4-14:
- the meaB gene encoding methylmalonyl Co-A mutase-associated GTPase MeaB, whose protein sequence is MRTRLSSDQYATGILAGDRLLLSRAITLIESRRADDQALAQDVLATVVGHNSGHDLLGNGASIRVGITGVPGVGKSTFIESLGSLLTERGHRLAVLAVDPTSQRSGGSLLGDKTRMETLSLNPNAYIRPTPAGDSLGGVARRTRETMLLCEAAGFDIILVETVGVGQSETVVHGMVDFFLLLMLAGAGDELQGMKRGIMELADALAITKADGSNMATANRARVDYQNALHLFPPTGTGWFPPVLTCSALTGEGIGNLWQTITDHQQLTHQNGYHLHRRQEQQLTWFRSLVQEELNTRFFQQPGLRERLSDIETKVRLGVLLPVQAAQVLFTTPY, encoded by the coding sequence ATGCGAACCCGACTCTCTTCCGATCAATATGCAACTGGTATTCTGGCAGGCGACCGGCTATTGCTGAGCCGGGCCATTACGCTCATTGAAAGCCGACGTGCCGACGATCAGGCCCTGGCGCAGGACGTATTAGCTACGGTAGTAGGTCATAACTCGGGGCATGATTTACTGGGCAATGGAGCCTCCATTCGGGTAGGCATAACGGGAGTACCCGGTGTTGGAAAAAGTACCTTTATCGAGTCGCTGGGCTCACTTTTGACCGAACGTGGTCATCGACTGGCGGTGTTGGCCGTTGACCCTACCAGCCAGCGTTCGGGCGGTAGTTTACTGGGCGACAAAACCCGTATGGAAACCCTCTCACTGAACCCGAATGCCTATATTCGACCAACGCCAGCGGGCGATTCACTGGGTGGCGTAGCGCGTCGGACCCGCGAAACCATGCTGCTTTGCGAAGCAGCCGGTTTCGATATTATTCTGGTTGAAACCGTAGGAGTAGGTCAATCAGAAACAGTAGTTCATGGTATGGTCGATTTCTTTCTGTTGCTCATGCTGGCCGGTGCGGGCGATGAACTACAGGGCATGAAACGCGGAATTATGGAACTGGCCGATGCATTGGCCATTACCAAAGCCGATGGCTCAAACATGGCAACGGCCAACCGGGCTCGCGTCGACTACCAGAATGCACTTCATCTTTTTCCTCCCACCGGCACAGGCTGGTTCCCTCCGGTGCTTACCTGCTCGGCTCTTACGGGCGAGGGCATAGGCAACCTCTGGCAAACAATTACTGACCATCAGCAGCTAACCCACCAGAACGGCTATCACCTCCACCGACGGCAGGAACAACAGTTAACCTGGTTTCGATCGTTGGTACAGGAAGAACTTAACACTCGTTTTTTTCAGCAGCCAGGTTTGCGCGAGCGTCTTAGCGACATTGAAACAAAAGTAAGGTTAGGAGTGCTCCTGCCAGTTCAGGCAGCACAGGTGTTGTTTACTACGCCATACTAA
- a CDS encoding glycosyl transferase, whose protein sequence is MKLSAVMQQVFVRYPVGWAILTVGMLLVALVSHLGYLPLDTSSDEPRRALVALEMILSGDYITPTLNGELYFNKPPLYNWILVVFYRLFESYSSFTVRFPVIVSLALLGLTVFGFVRHYANVAAVKSGWFAFVVALMVLTNGRVLIYDSLWSSIDIPFALLTYLSMMLVYHFDRQQRYWPLFLSTYVLTALGFLTKGLPSVVFQGLTLISWFAYTRQFNRLLQAAHWAGIGLFLVIVGSYYMAYFTRNQIPLGSVASVLFDESAKRTVVTFGIGQTLLHLITFPFEMIYHFVPYLLLLVLLFRRGIVAIIRANSFIAFNAVVFLANCWVYWSSPQVYARYLIGLLPLVFTVLAYMYYEYSQPTDKPRLWVERIWITLSIIVTIGSWVALLHPKTRIVDGIGWKTTVVFCLLALSTWALWQDTGNRLMRMLLVMIVVRIGINWIALPGRLASRQFYKNESERIARESMGYPLYGFRQTISQPVGATDVNSFHIEAVRGEILRLTDQVHPGAYYIADSASLAGEHYQIIDTMRLFDRHSAKLVLFK, encoded by the coding sequence ATGAAGCTCAGTGCCGTAATGCAACAGGTATTCGTCCGCTATCCGGTTGGCTGGGCCATCCTAACTGTTGGTATGCTTTTGGTGGCGTTGGTGTCGCATTTAGGCTACCTGCCGCTCGATACCAGTTCCGATGAGCCACGTCGGGCGTTGGTGGCCCTGGAAATGATTCTGTCGGGCGATTACATAACACCAACACTGAACGGTGAGCTTTATTTCAACAAACCCCCGCTCTATAACTGGATTCTTGTCGTATTCTATCGGCTGTTTGAAAGTTATTCGTCGTTTACCGTACGATTTCCGGTGATTGTTTCATTGGCATTGCTTGGGTTAACTGTTTTTGGATTTGTGCGGCACTATGCAAATGTTGCCGCCGTAAAGTCGGGATGGTTCGCTTTTGTGGTGGCCCTGATGGTATTAACAAACGGCCGGGTTCTGATTTATGATTCACTCTGGAGTTCGATCGATATTCCGTTTGCTCTCCTGACATATCTGTCGATGATGCTGGTGTATCATTTCGACCGTCAGCAACGATACTGGCCATTGTTCCTGAGTACTTATGTCCTGACAGCGCTGGGATTTCTCACAAAAGGATTGCCCTCTGTCGTATTTCAGGGCCTTACGTTAATTAGCTGGTTTGCCTATACCCGACAGTTCAACCGACTGTTGCAGGCAGCACACTGGGCCGGAATCGGTTTATTTCTGGTCATTGTTGGCAGCTATTACATGGCCTATTTTACGCGTAATCAGATTCCACTCGGTAGTGTTGCCAGCGTTCTGTTCGACGAAAGTGCAAAACGCACCGTAGTAACATTTGGTATTGGCCAAACGCTGCTACACCTGATCACCTTTCCGTTCGAGATGATTTATCATTTTGTTCCGTATCTGTTATTGCTCGTTCTTCTTTTCCGTCGTGGTATTGTGGCCATCATCCGGGCCAATTCGTTTATTGCCTTCAATGCCGTTGTCTTTCTGGCAAACTGTTGGGTATACTGGTCGTCTCCGCAGGTCTACGCCCGGTATCTGATTGGCCTGCTGCCACTGGTATTTACAGTCCTGGCCTACATGTATTACGAGTATAGCCAGCCAACCGATAAGCCGCGCTTGTGGGTCGAACGTATCTGGATTACATTGAGCATCATAGTTACCATTGGCTCCTGGGTGGCTTTGCTTCATCCAAAAACCCGAATTGTAGACGGAATTGGCTGGAAAACAACGGTTGTGTTTTGCCTGCTGGCTCTCAGTACATGGGCACTATGGCAGGATACCGGCAACCGGCTTATGCGGATGCTACTCGTTATGATTGTGGTGCGAATCGGCATCAACTGGATTGCCCTGCCGGGTCGTCTGGCGTCGCGGCAGTTTTATAAAAATGAGTCTGAACGAATTGCCCGCGAAAGTATGGGTTATCCGCTATACGGTTTTCGCCAAACCATTAGTCAGCCTGTGGGTGCTACTGATGTGAATTCGTTTCACATCGAAGCCGTGCGGGGCGAAATCCTGCGATTGACAGATCAGGTGCATCCCGGTGCTTATTATATTGCCGATTCGGCCAGTTTAGCGGGAGAACACTATCAGATCATCGACACGATGCGCTTGTTTGATCGGCATTCGGCAAAACTGGTTCTGTTTAAGTAA
- a CDS encoding LysR substrate-binding domain-containing protein, with the protein MDIYQLKHFLVLADTLNYRRTAERIFIAQPALSRQIQQLESELGALLFKRDKRTVTLTPAGLYLQQEAGRLLEQLDQTFKRTAQIHRGEAGEIRIGHASSAMQSVLPKLLISIREQTPDLKALLMETTNRYQLEALQNREIDVGFSPNVITPPSISSRVVYAENFVVLLPENHPIAVENFTDLSVLAQESFILPPQSEGNGYVESIQALCQQYGFLPHIAYESAYSGTVLRLVEAGMGISIEPISTLRGQNLRIKTIELTNLPQKAEMRLLWLTERTTELAPFLRLVDRIL; encoded by the coding sequence ATGGATATTTATCAACTGAAGCATTTTCTGGTTCTGGCCGACACGCTGAACTACCGCCGAACGGCCGAACGTATTTTTATTGCCCAACCGGCCCTCAGTCGTCAGATTCAGCAATTAGAATCGGAACTAGGCGCGTTGCTCTTTAAACGCGATAAACGCACTGTTACGCTAACGCCTGCCGGTTTATATCTACAGCAGGAAGCTGGTCGGCTGCTCGAACAGCTCGACCAGACGTTTAAACGAACGGCCCAGATTCATCGGGGCGAAGCGGGCGAAATCCGTATTGGCCACGCTAGCTCGGCCATGCAGTCGGTGTTGCCCAAACTGCTGATCAGCATCCGCGAACAAACGCCAGACCTGAAAGCGCTACTGATGGAAACAACCAATCGATACCAGTTGGAAGCGCTTCAGAATCGGGAAATCGATGTTGGCTTTTCCCCTAATGTGATTACGCCACCCAGCATTAGCAGCCGGGTAGTTTACGCCGAAAATTTTGTGGTCTTATTGCCCGAAAACCACCCTATTGCTGTCGAAAATTTTACCGATCTATCGGTTTTAGCCCAGGAGTCGTTTATTTTACCGCCCCAGTCAGAAGGAAATGGCTACGTAGAAAGTATTCAGGCACTGTGCCAGCAATATGGCTTTCTGCCTCATATTGCCTATGAGTCGGCCTATTCGGGAACAGTGCTGCGGTTGGTAGAAGCCGGAATGGGTATTTCTATAGAACCGATTTCGACCCTGCGTGGTCAAAATCTTCGCATCAAAACCATAGAGCTCACCAACCTACCTCAGAAAGCCGAAATGAGGCTCCTCTGGCTAACCGAACGAACCACAGAACTGGCCCCGTTTTTACGACTGGTTGACCGGATTTTATAA
- a CDS encoding SusD/RagB family nutrient-binding outer membrane lipoprotein — translation MTTIKHKVLTLGLLSALGFMTSCSDFGSENITPNAASTPVTSALLTEAITGVPPTTSTGALLDGVAGRLTGLATEPRLFAQYWSQTQYPESSLYSTTFADWNRYYAVTLEDLQTIIDYNNDPATKAYVAQFGSNNNQLAIARILKAYMFWVITDRWGDVPYFDALKKNTQVKYDSQQAIYADLFKELKEASAQFDDGKVFSGDIIYNGSAAKWKKFANSMRMLMALRLTKVDPATGKTEFAAAYSDAAGYISTNADNAFVQYTDANQFRNPDNALFDGRNDYAVSDVLVDKLKALSDPRLPVYAAPTSSGEYSGLPYGLNRNLLIQYTGEHESSAPGTKILSRTQPGYMITAAQMLLAKSEAAVRGWISDDAMAAYNAAIKASWEQYGVYDAAKFAAYTTSAAVAPTQADFLAKIGDQRWIALYPNGTEAWIEWRRTGYPDLKPTPYAVNDSKEIPRRYGYPNTEPTLNTAAYNEAISKLSNGDKTSSPVWWDK, via the coding sequence ATGACAACGATAAAACATAAAGTTCTGACACTCGGTCTGCTTTCTGCACTGGGTTTCATGACCAGTTGCAGCGATTTTGGCAGTGAGAACATAACCCCCAACGCTGCCTCGACGCCCGTAACGTCGGCTCTGTTAACGGAAGCCATTACCGGGGTTCCGCCAACTACCTCAACGGGGGCTTTGCTGGATGGAGTAGCCGGACGGCTAACCGGTTTGGCTACCGAGCCTCGGTTATTTGCGCAATACTGGTCGCAGACGCAGTATCCCGAAAGCTCGCTATATTCGACAACGTTTGCCGACTGGAACCGGTATTATGCCGTTACACTGGAAGATCTGCAAACGATTATCGACTACAATAATGATCCTGCTACGAAAGCCTATGTGGCGCAGTTTGGCTCGAATAATAATCAACTGGCCATTGCCCGCATCCTGAAAGCGTATATGTTCTGGGTGATAACGGACCGTTGGGGTGATGTGCCATACTTCGATGCGCTGAAGAAAAACACGCAGGTCAAATACGATTCGCAGCAGGCTATTTATGCCGATCTGTTCAAGGAACTGAAAGAAGCATCAGCTCAGTTTGACGATGGCAAAGTGTTTAGTGGCGATATTATCTACAATGGCAGTGCCGCCAAATGGAAGAAGTTTGCTAACTCGATGCGAATGTTGATGGCATTGCGGCTCACTAAAGTAGATCCGGCTACGGGGAAAACCGAGTTTGCGGCTGCTTATTCCGATGCCGCAGGCTATATCAGCACCAATGCCGATAATGCATTTGTGCAGTATACGGATGCCAACCAGTTCCGGAATCCGGATAATGCGCTGTTCGATGGTCGGAACGACTACGCCGTCAGCGATGTACTGGTCGATAAACTGAAAGCACTCAGCGATCCACGGCTGCCGGTTTATGCCGCTCCAACGTCGTCGGGCGAATATTCGGGCCTGCCGTATGGTTTAAACCGGAACCTGCTGATTCAGTATACAGGCGAGCATGAGTCGTCGGCACCGGGTACCAAAATTTTGTCGAGAACCCAGCCGGGTTATATGATTACGGCGGCTCAGATGCTCCTGGCCAAATCGGAAGCCGCTGTTCGGGGCTGGATTTCCGACGATGCAATGGCGGCTTACAATGCAGCCATCAAAGCATCGTGGGAGCAGTATGGCGTTTATGATGCAGCCAAATTTGCGGCCTACACAACAAGCGCTGCTGTTGCACCAACGCAGGCCGATTTTCTGGCTAAAATAGGAGATCAGCGCTGGATTGCACTGTATCCGAATGGTACTGAAGCCTGGATCGAGTGGCGCCGTACGGGGTATCCCGATTTGAAGCCAACTCCTTATGCCGTTAATGATAGCAAGGAGATTCCGCGTCGGTATGGCTATCCGAACACCGAGCCAACTCTAAACACGGCGGCTTATAATGAAGCAATCAGTAAGCTCTCGAATGGCGATAAAACCAGCTCGCCCGTTTGGTGGGATAAGTAG